The following are from one region of the Prevotella communis genome:
- a CDS encoding DUF58 domain-containing protein, with product MYLRYRFYYLLSAVILIIAMGYAVPSLFTIGRLFFWLLVTGVVVDIVLLWSRRGIRAFRTLSLRFSNGDDNPVNIRLESSYPFGVHTEVIDEVPPVFQRRDILFKADVRKMGEATITYQLRPTERGVYDFGRVRVFVSTLLGLVQRRYTCCEPQDVKVYPSYMMLRQYELLAMSNNLTEMGIKRIRRIGNNTDFEQIKDYVVGDDYRTINWRATARRHQLMVNVYQDERSQQVFSVIDKGRMMQQAFQEMTLLDYAINAALVLSYVTINKQDKAGLVTFADQFGTFVAPSKQEGQMQTIQEALYAEQTQFGETDYSALLAGLSRHVTRRSLLILYTSFTSMASMRRQLQYLRQLNMRHRLLVVFFEDEELSQFIAHHSQFTTDSNHISHLSSFNSPSTESVYQHVIAEKFAYEQRLIVQTLRQYGIQSLLTTPRNLSVDVINKYLEIKSKM from the coding sequence GTGTATTTAAGGTATCGCTTTTATTATCTGCTATCTGCTGTTATCCTGATTATTGCAATGGGATACGCAGTGCCGTCGCTGTTCACCATCGGTCGTCTCTTCTTTTGGCTGTTGGTGACTGGTGTCGTGGTGGATATCGTGTTGTTGTGGAGCAGGAGGGGCATCCGGGCTTTTCGTACCCTCTCGCTGCGTTTCTCTAATGGCGACGATAATCCTGTGAACATCCGTCTGGAGAGCAGTTATCCCTTCGGGGTTCATACGGAGGTTATCGACGAGGTGCCGCCCGTCTTCCAGCGCCGTGATATTCTGTTTAAGGCTGACGTCAGGAAAATGGGTGAGGCTACAATCACCTATCAGTTGCGCCCCACAGAACGTGGCGTTTATGACTTTGGACGTGTGCGTGTCTTTGTGAGTACGCTGTTGGGACTTGTACAGCGCCGCTATACCTGTTGTGAACCGCAGGACGTTAAGGTCTATCCTTCTTATATGATGCTTCGCCAGTATGAACTGCTGGCTATGAGCAATAACCTTACTGAGATGGGTATTAAGCGCATCCGTCGTATAGGCAACAATACCGACTTTGAACAGATTAAGGACTATGTCGTGGGTGATGACTACCGTACTATCAACTGGCGTGCTACGGCCCGTCGCCATCAGCTCATGGTTAATGTCTATCAGGATGAGCGGTCGCAGCAGGTATTCTCTGTGATTGACAAGGGACGTATGATGCAGCAGGCTTTTCAGGAGATGACACTCCTGGATTATGCCATCAATGCGGCTCTAGTGCTCTCTTACGTCACAATCAATAAGCAGGATAAAGCTGGTTTGGTGACCTTTGCCGACCAGTTCGGGACCTTTGTGGCGCCTTCTAAACAGGAGGGACAGATGCAGACGATTCAAGAGGCTCTGTATGCCGAACAGACACAGTTTGGTGAGACCGACTATTCAGCTTTGCTGGCAGGCCTTTCCCGCCACGTAACACGCCGTTCCTTGCTGATTCTTTATACCTCGTTTACCTCAATGGCATCTATGCGTCGCCAGTTGCAGTATTTGCGCCAGCTAAACATGCGTCATCGCCTGTTGGTGGTATTCTTCGAGGACGAAGAGCTATCTCAGTTCATAGCTCATCATTCGCAGTTCACAACAGACTCTAATCATATCTCTCATCTTTCATCTTTCAATTCTCCTTCTACTGAGTCAGTTTATCAGCATGTCATCGCAGAGAAGTTTGCCTATGAGCAGCGCCTGATTGTGCAGACACTCCGACAGTATGGTATACAAAGCTTGTTAACCACGCCTCGGAATCTGTCCGTCGACGTGATTAACAAGTATCTGGAGATAAAAAGTAAGATGTAA
- a CDS encoding AAA family ATPase has translation MEQERIDLTQFAARIEELRQQISQVIVGQSENIDLLLTAVLANGHVLLEGVPGVAKTLLARLLSKLIDAKFSRVQFTPDLMPSDVLGTNVFNMKTSDFDFHAGPVFADIVLVDEINRAPAKTQAALFEVMEERQVTIDGTTHPMGQFYTILATQNPVEQEGTYKLPEAQTDRFMMKITMGYPSLEEEVAILERHHANQRLTSLENIQPVVTKEELVQLRQMLDAVFVDPVLLRYIAAIVMQTRQSKAVFLGASPRASVALLQASKAYALLQGRDFVTPDDVRFVCPSILQHRLILTAEAEMEGITPLKAVRRLIEKVEVPK, from the coding sequence ATGGAACAAGAAAGAATTGACCTCACGCAGTTTGCAGCGCGCATCGAGGAGTTGCGCCAGCAAATTTCTCAAGTCATCGTGGGACAGTCGGAAAACATTGACTTGCTGCTCACCGCCGTACTGGCTAACGGTCACGTACTGCTCGAGGGTGTGCCTGGGGTGGCAAAGACCTTACTGGCTCGACTGCTGTCTAAGTTGATCGATGCGAAGTTCAGTCGTGTGCAGTTTACGCCCGACTTGATGCCGTCTGATGTGCTTGGCACCAACGTGTTTAACATGAAGACGTCTGATTTTGACTTCCATGCCGGTCCGGTATTTGCTGATATCGTATTGGTGGACGAGATAAATCGTGCGCCTGCAAAGACGCAGGCGGCTCTCTTTGAGGTGATGGAGGAGCGTCAGGTCACCATCGACGGCACTACCCATCCTATGGGGCAGTTTTATACCATCCTCGCTACGCAGAACCCGGTAGAGCAGGAGGGCACCTATAAGTTGCCTGAGGCACAAACCGACCGTTTTATGATGAAGATAACGATGGGCTATCCTTCGCTTGAGGAGGAGGTGGCTATCCTTGAGCGTCATCATGCCAACCAGCGTCTCACTTCGTTGGAGAATATCCAACCTGTTGTCACTAAGGAGGAGCTCGTACAACTGCGTCAGATGCTTGACGCTGTCTTTGTGGATCCTGTCTTGTTGCGTTATATCGCTGCTATCGTGATGCAGACACGCCAGAGCAAAGCGGTGTTCTTAGGTGCATCGCCTCGCGCCTCTGTGGCCTTGTTGCAGGCGTCTAAGGCTTATGCGTTGTTGCAGGGGCGTGACTTCGTAACGCCTGATGATGTACGCTTTGTGTGTCCCAGCATCTTGCAGCATCGCCTTATCCTTACGGCTGAGGCTGAGATGGAGGGTATCACACCTCTCAAGGCCGTACGACGACTCATCGAAAAGGTAGAAGTACCAAAGTAA
- a CDS encoding DUF4350 domain-containing protein: MTNRTKFIIGILVLLGIVFAIEFRTSPKFVWIPTFSHTDGQPFGCMLFDSVMHSSMPRGYSVTKKTVWQLQRDSTFKEPKSILVATEDPIGKEDVGELLALVQRGHTVLLAAKSLAVLCDTLHISSVFNSSAFNISKFAGKNIEKGALRWKGKRGNYRHHPLAVSAYAQLIPNTFEGNDSVVCDTLLAFSGYEAISQAIDGEGERPVALSFKRGRGELIIVSAPLLFTNYMTISGQGSLLQARLMDRLKAHPVIRMESYVRGTAMTESSLFYVMLKHPPLRWSLYLSILALLLFCVFTARRRQRVIPVVRKPENRNLEFVRLIGSLYWQQHDNAGLLAKKLAYATEEIRRQNVRISAEDEQLLSEIREYAYGNYVIPDKTLKYYINELNRILQSL, from the coding sequence ATGACTAATCGCACGAAGTTCATCATCGGTATCCTGGTACTCCTCGGCATCGTCTTTGCCATCGAGTTTCGCACCTCACCTAAGTTCGTGTGGATACCTACTTTTAGTCATACAGACGGGCAGCCCTTCGGATGTATGCTCTTTGATAGTGTGATGCATTCGTCTATGCCTCGGGGCTACAGCGTCACGAAGAAGACGGTGTGGCAGTTGCAGCGCGACAGCACATTCAAGGAGCCGAAGTCTATACTGGTGGCTACGGAGGACCCGATAGGTAAGGAAGATGTGGGTGAGTTGTTGGCTTTGGTGCAGCGGGGGCATACGGTTCTCCTGGCTGCAAAGAGTCTCGCTGTTCTGTGTGATACTCTGCATATCAGTTCCGTATTCAATAGCAGTGCATTTAATATCTCTAAATTTGCTGGAAAAAATATAGAGAAGGGGGCGCTGCGGTGGAAAGGGAAAAGGGGAAACTACAGACACCATCCACTCGCTGTTTCTGCTTATGCACAACTGATACCTAACACCTTCGAAGGTAATGATAGTGTGGTTTGTGACACGTTGTTGGCGTTCTCTGGGTATGAAGCTATTAGTCAAGCGATTGATGGTGAGGGGGAACGTCCTGTTGCCCTTTCTTTCAAGCGTGGTAGGGGCGAACTGATTATTGTTTCGGCACCGCTGCTTTTCACGAATTATATGACTATCAGCGGGCAGGGTAGTCTGTTGCAGGCGCGCCTGATGGACAGGTTGAAGGCTCATCCCGTCATCCGTATGGAGAGTTATGTCAGGGGTACGGCGATGACAGAGTCGAGTCTGTTTTATGTGATGCTGAAGCATCCGCCATTACGCTGGTCACTCTATCTCTCAATCTTGGCTCTCTTGCTGTTTTGTGTCTTCACGGCTCGTCGTCGTCAACGTGTGATTCCTGTTGTGAGGAAGCCCGAGAACCGCAACCTGGAGTTTGTTCGTCTCATCGGTTCTCTCTATTGGCAACAGCACGATAATGCGGGACTGCTGGCTAAGAAACTGGCGTATGCCACGGAGGAGATTCGTCGACAGAATGTGCGTATCTCTGCTGAAGATGAGCAACTGCTCAGCGAGATTCGTGAGTATGCCTATGGGAATTATGTCATTCCTGATAAGACGCTGAAATACTATATCAACGAGCTGAACCGTATTCTTCAGTCGTTATAG
- a CDS encoding DUF4129 domain-containing protein has translation MTADTLQLDQELMTALQSDSQYDYDREINSGGESLLEWLQRVINKWVFDHLDIVLSDDVTNYILIGIGVLVVLFLVFLYWQLRPKLFIRNEKGDDLTYEVQEDTIYGVDFKGDIAKAVQAQDYRMAVRLVYLQTLWHLQNAELINWQPSKTPVEYMRQVNKSDFTAMSQHFIRVRYGNFEATQALFEEMLSLQLSVTQQLTPATHD, from the coding sequence ATGACGGCAGATACACTCCAACTGGACCAGGAACTCATGACTGCGTTGCAGTCTGATTCGCAGTACGACTACGACCGCGAGATAAACAGTGGTGGCGAGAGTCTGCTGGAGTGGCTTCAGCGTGTCATCAACAAATGGGTGTTCGACCACCTGGATATCGTGCTGAGCGACGATGTTACCAATTATATATTAATAGGTATAGGTGTGCTGGTGGTGCTGTTCCTGGTTTTCCTTTACTGGCAACTACGTCCCAAACTCTTTATACGTAATGAGAAGGGGGACGATCTGACGTATGAGGTGCAGGAGGATACCATCTATGGCGTCGATTTTAAGGGTGATATCGCTAAGGCTGTGCAGGCTCAGGATTATCGCATGGCTGTGCGCCTTGTCTATCTGCAGACGTTATGGCATCTGCAAAATGCTGAATTGATTAACTGGCAACCGTCAAAGACGCCGGTGGAATATATGCGTCAGGTCAACAAGTCTGACTTTACTGCCATGTCGCAACACTTTATCCGTGTGCGCTATGGTAACTTTGAGGCTACTCAGGCGCTTTTCGAAGAGATGCTTTCTTTACAATTGTCTGTTACCCAACAGCTAACACCTGCCACTCATGACTAA
- a CDS encoding stage II sporulation protein M, which produces MKEVTFIRQNLDKWRSYETVAESPALSTPDEMADAYIDVTSDLAFSQTHYPQSRITLYLNNLASAIHQNIYRNKRERWSRIVTFWTQEVPLIMWDARKELRLSFVIFLISALIGVLSQWLDPDFSRLVMGNRYVEMTLNNIENGTPMAVYDGGSEGLMFFMITKNNIGVSFMAFVSGLLTSFGTGLILLQNGVMLGAFQTFFAQHGLLWESALAIWLHGTIEISAIIVAGAAGLAMGNGWLFPGTYSRLYSFRRGAKRGLKIVIGTVPLFCVAGFIEGFLTRHTEWPDLGRLTIILLSAAFIIYYYIVLPYFRNKSQTSNHNNHANRNSPN; this is translated from the coding sequence ATGAAAGAAGTAACGTTTATTCGGCAGAACCTTGACAAATGGCGCAGTTACGAGACGGTGGCTGAGAGTCCGGCACTCTCTACTCCCGACGAAATGGCTGACGCTTATATAGACGTCACTTCCGACCTGGCTTTTTCGCAGACGCACTACCCCCAGTCACGTATCACGCTTTATCTGAACAACTTGGCTTCTGCCATCCATCAGAATATCTACCGCAACAAGCGGGAGCGCTGGTCGCGAATCGTCACTTTCTGGACACAGGAGGTGCCGCTCATCATGTGGGATGCCCGCAAGGAGCTGCGTCTGTCGTTTGTCATATTCCTGATAAGTGCGCTCATCGGTGTGCTGTCGCAATGGCTCGACCCCGATTTCTCGCGTCTGGTGATGGGCAACCGTTATGTGGAGATGACGCTCAATAATATTGAGAATGGTACGCCGATGGCTGTCTATGACGGTGGTTCTGAGGGACTCATGTTCTTCATGATTACCAAGAATAATATAGGTGTGTCGTTCATGGCTTTTGTATCGGGACTGCTTACCAGTTTCGGAACGGGATTGATATTGCTGCAGAATGGGGTCATGTTGGGAGCCTTTCAGACTTTTTTTGCCCAGCATGGACTGCTATGGGAGTCGGCTTTGGCTATATGGCTGCACGGCACTATCGAGATATCGGCTATCATCGTGGCTGGTGCCGCAGGGCTCGCCATGGGCAACGGGTGGCTATTTCCCGGCACGTATTCCCGTCTATACTCGTTCAGACGTGGGGCCAAGCGTGGATTGAAGATCGTGATTGGCACGGTGCCGCTATTCTGTGTGGCTGGTTTCATTGAGGGATTCCTCACCCGTCATACGGAGTGGCCTGATCTGGGCCGACTGACCATCATTTTGCTTTCTGCCGCGTTTATCATCTATTATTATATAGTACTGCCTTATTTCAGGAATAAATCTCAAACCTCAAATCATAATAATCATGCAAATAGAAACTCCCCAAATTGA